Within the Liquorilactobacillus nagelii DSM 13675 genome, the region TGTAACAGGGGTTTCTTATAGTAAACGTGATAAGAGGTGGCGTAGCTATATCACAGTAAAACATATACGCTACGAGCTAGGATATTTTAAAGATAAGGAAAGTGCAATCCAAGCTCGAAAAAAAGCTGAAAAAGAATTAGTTGAACCCATTTTAAAAAAATACAAAAATAAATAAAAAATTCATAGCCTTTATAAGACACGAAATAGATTTGTTATAAAAAATAAGCTGAAAAATACCTTACTACCCAATTTTTTACAGACATGATATAATAGAAGCAGAAAAAGAAGCCTTGCTTGAACAAGACTTCCCATGTAGAACCGTTTAAGACGGTGGCATAACTTAATACGATTAAATAACCGCTAGCTTGCCAGAGCTAAGGCGGTTATTTTTTTTGCTGATTTTTAATCAACTCAACAACTAATGCGATTAAGGCCACGATAAAAGTACCGAAAGCCAGCATTAATTGTAAAGCGTCCGAAACGGACACTTGGGCTACTCCTTTCCTAGAATGTGAGTTTATAGTTTTTACACCATAAGCACCACCCCCTTTAAGGAAATAGTCACCGCCTTAACTTCTCTACTTGAACTATTATACAGGATAACTAGTAATTTACCTATTGATGATTAATGTTATATTACCTTAATAGGCATTGAAACATTGCATTTAA harbors:
- a CDS encoding putative holin-like toxin, with translation MSVSDALQLMLAFGTFIVALIALVVELIKNQQKK